A single window of Gambusia affinis linkage group LG18, SWU_Gaff_1.0, whole genome shotgun sequence DNA harbors:
- the gps2 gene encoding G protein pathway suppressor 2, producing MPALLERPKLSNAMARALHKHIMRERERKRQEEEEVDKMMEQKLKEEEERKRTKEIEERMSLEETKEQVMKMEEKLQGLQEEKHQLFLQLKKVLHEEEKRRRKEQSDITTLTSASYQPSLSMHTGQHLLSIPGSPVSHSRPGALLGERSKQLFPASVIPTRHYQTPGFSSSSAEHGQFSGSQGVHEPYGMAASQHPSTYAPGPSVPVSFASSSQIRGASAFQAMQYLPHQQTGYPVHSHFPSQPGFISGASIPLQKQLEHANQQSGFTDAGALRPMHPSAMHPSASGLLPTPMVQIPTAKAPFQSSPQGAPRHSFLAHSQSGQRFYHHSK from the exons ATGCCTGCCCTGCTGGAGAGACCCAAGCTGTCCAATGCGATGGCCAGAGCCCTCCATAAGCATATAATGAGGGAGAGGGAGCGCAAGAGACAAg aggaagaggaggtggacAAAATGATGGAGCAGAAGctgaaggaagaggaggagaggaagaggacaaAAGAAATCGAGGAGAGGATGTCCTTGGAGGAAACCAAGGAACAG GTCATGAAGATGGAGGAGAAACTTCAGGGACTCCAAGAAGAGAAACATCAGCTTTTTCTGCAGCTTAAGAAAGTTCTGCACGAGGAGGAGAAGAGACGCAGGAAGGAGCAGAG CGATATCACAACCTTGACGTCAGCCAGCTACCAGCCCAGTCTGTCCATGCACACAGGACAGCACCTCCTCAGCATCCCGG GAAGTCCAGTGAGTCACAGTCGACCCGGCGCCCTGCTGGGAGAACGGAGCAAGCAGCTGTTCCCAGCCTCCGTCATCCCA ACCCGTCATTATCAGACGCCCGGGTTCAGCTCCAGCTCAGCAGAACACGGCCAGTTCAGCGGCAGCCAGGGGGTCCACGAGCCCTACGGCATGGCCGCATCCCAGCACCCCTCCACCTACGCCCCCGGACCCTCTGTGCCCGTTAGCTTCGCCAGCAGCTCTCAGATCAGAG GAGCGTCTGCTTTCCAAGCCATGCAGTACCTCCCTCACCAGCAGACAGGCTATCCTGTTCACAGCCACTTCCCCTCCCAGCCTG GTTTCATCTCCGGAGCTTCGATACCCCTGCAGAAGCAGCTGGAACACGCCAACCAGCAGTCAGGCTTTACAGATGCA GGAGCTTTGAGGCCCATGCATCCCTCTGCCATGCATCCCTCTGCTTCAGGTCTGCTGCCCACTCCCATGGTCCAAATCCCCACAGCCAAG GCTCCGTTTCAGAGCTCCCCACAGGGGGCCCCCCGTCACAGCTTCCTCGCCCACAGCCAGAGTGGGCAGAGGTTTTACCACCACAGCAAGTAA
- the gabarapa gene encoding GABA(A) receptor-associated protein a, which translates to MKFQYKEEHPFEKRRSEGEKIRKKYPDRVPVIVEKAPKARIGDLDKKKYLVPSDLTVGQFYFLIRKRIHLRAEDALFFFVNNVIPPTSATMGLLYQEHHEEDFFLYIAYSDESVYGSSQREI; encoded by the exons ATGAAGTTTCAGTACAAAGAGGAGCATCCATTCGAGAAGAGGCGGTCCGAGGGCGAGAAAATAAGGAAGAAGTACCCGGACAGGGTCCCA GTCATTGTGGAAAAGGCTCCTAAAGCCAGAATAGGAGATCTGGATAAGAAGAAGTACCTTGTCCCCTCTGACTTGACAG TGGGCCAGTTTTACTTCTTAATCCGGAAAAGAATCCACTTGCGAGCTGAGGATGCCCTCTTCTTCTTTGTAAACAATGTCATTCCACCCACCTCAGCCACCATGGGCCTGTTGTACCAG gagCATCACGAAGAGGACTTTTTCCTCTACATTGCCTACAGTGATGAGAGCGTGTACGGGAGCAGCCAAAGGGAAATCTGA
- the ctdnep1a gene encoding CTD nuclear envelope phosphatase 1A: MNMLKTRQCLLGIRTFLGVTSRIWGFFMYILRKHLRTIIQYQTVRYDILPLSPISRNRLNAVKRKILVLDLDETLIHSHHDGVLRPTVRPGTPPDFILKVVIDKHPVRFFVHKRPHVDFFLEVVSQWYELVVFTASMEIYGSAVADKLDNNRNILKRRYYRQHCTLDLGSYIKDLSVVHDDLSSIVILDNSPGAYRSHPDNAIPIKSWFSDPSDTALLNLLPMLDALRFTADVRSVLSRNLHQHRLW; this comes from the exons ATGAACATGCTGAAAACCCGGCAGTGTCTACTCGGCATCCGCACTTTCCTCGGTGTCACGTCCAGAATATGGGGCTTCTTCATGTACATCCTCAGGAAGCACCTCCGAACG ATAATCCAGTATCAGACGGTGCGATACGACATTTTGCCCCTGTCGCCTATCTCCAGAAACAGACTCA ATGCTGTAAAGCGGAAGATCCTGGTTCTGGACCTGGACGAGACGCTGATCCACTCTCACCATGACGGCGTCTTGCGGCCCACAGTGAGACCTGGCACGCCGCCGGACTTTATTCTCAAA gtcGTCATAGACAAGCATCCAGTCAGATTCTTTGTACATAAAAGGCCACATGTTGACTTCTTTTTAGAAGTG GTGAGCCAGTGGTATGAGCTGGTGGTTTTCACAGCCAGCATGGAGATCTACGGCTCAGCAGTTGCAGACAAGCTGGACAACAATAGGAACATCTTGAAACGCAGATACTACAGACAG caTTGTACATTGGATCTAGGTAGTTATATTAAAGATCTGTCTGTAGTACATGATGACCTGTCCAGTATTGTTATCTTGGATAACTCGCCTGGTGCTTATCGAAGCCATCCAG ACAATGCAATACCCATTAAGTCCTGGTTCAGCGACCCTAGTGACACAGCACTTCTAAACTTGCTGCCTATGCTGGATGCACTAAG GTTCACCGCTGACGTTCGTTCCGTCCTCAGTCGAAACCTCCACCAGCACCGACTCTGGTGA
- the elp5 gene encoding elongator complex protein 5 — MLSELLQGIESGGFLIIRDSCSYSGRDLLKSFITAALNREEVIHILCFDVSEEELKDGLKPSDTKRLHIHNAYSDPLGWTGHPNFTVQQFSLEDLTNLVKQTSQPKPAVLVIDSLSWILRHKTPPAVCQTLQQLRKGGAVRAVIGLLHTDMHQRGTVGSICHLATSLISVAPGVKGKEAVARVTKRSKSGKVMQDEEIFCITEDFSVTILSKPSHAEHKTNSTEEEQADPTANLTFNLRLSDSELEAKQKLTLPFVFSKEKKTALLHPGPGSGRILYEPDANDDYDQEDPDDDLDV, encoded by the exons ATGTTGTCTGAATTACTACAAGGGATTGAGAGTGGAGGGTTTCTAATAATACGag ACTCCTGTAGTTACTCAGGACGAGATCTTCTGAAGAGCTTCATCACTGCTGCCTTAAACAG GGAGGAAGTCATACATATCCTGTGTTTTGATGTAAGTGAAGAAGAGCTGAAAGATGGGTTGAAACCTTCAGACACTAAGAG gttaCATATTCACAATGCCTATTCTGATCCCCTCGGGTGGACTGGTCACCCAAATTTCACAGTTCAGCAGTTCAGTTTGGAGGATCTCACAAACTTGGTCAAACAAACATCACAACCAAAGCCAGCTGTGCTCGTCATCGACTCTCTGTCTTGGATATTGAGGCATAAGACTCCGCCTGCTGTCTGCCAGACACTTCAGCAGCTAAGAAAAG GGGGAGCTGTGAGAGCTGTTATTGGCCTGCTCCACACAGATATGCATCAGAGGGGCACTGTGGGAAGCATCTGCCACTTGGCAACTTCTCTCATCTCCGTGGCACCCGGAGTGAAGGGAAAAGAAGCGGTGGCAAGAGTAACAAAGCGCTCCAAATCAGGGAAAGTTATGCAAGAT GAGGAGATATTCTGCATCACAGAGGATTTCTCAGTGACGATTCTGAGCAAGCCCAGCCATGCTGAACATAAAACCAATAGCACAGAGGAAGAGCAG GCGGACCCAACAGCTAACTTGACCTTCAACCTTCGACTGTCCGATTCAGAGTTAGAGGCCAAGCAGAAACTCACCCTGCCTTTCGTCTTCAGCAAAGAGAA GAAAACGGCTCTGCTCCATCCAGGTCCAGGTTCTGGGCGGATTCTGTATGAGCCTGATGCCAATGATGACTATGACCAGGAGGACCCGGATGATGATCTTGATGTCTAG